A part of Streptomyces sp. NBC_01210 genomic DNA contains:
- a CDS encoding pyruvate carboxylase, with protein sequence MFGKVLVANRGEIAIRAFRAAFELGISTVAVFPYEDRNSLHRAKADEAYQIGEPGHPVRAYLSVDEVIKAARRAGAEAIYPGYGFLSENPDLAAACADAGITFVGPPASVLNLTGNKARAVAAARKAGVPVLKSSEPSADVDALLAAADDIGFPLFVKAVAGGGGRGMRRVAEPGELREAIDAAMREAQSSFGDATVFLEQAVVNPRHIEVQILADADGNVVHLYERDCSLQRRHQKVVEIAPAPNLDPVLRERICADAVAFARHIGYVNAGTVEFLVDERGNHVFIEMNPRIQVEHTVTEQVTGRDLVIGQLRIAAGMTLPELHLTQDDIVLNGSALQCRITTEDPANGFRPDTGTISAYRSPGGPGVRLDGGTVHTGAEVSAHFDSMLVKLTCHGHDFANAARRARRAIAEFRIRGVATNLPFLGAVLDHPEFRAGRITTSFIDEHPELVRARPSADRGSRMLTYLAETTVNRPHGPRPVVIDPVDKLPATSFTAPPAEGSRQRLAALGPEAFAAALRRQKAVAVTDTTFRDAHQSLLATRVRTRDLLAVAPHVAHTTPELLSLECWGGATYDVALRFLAEDPWERLAGIREAVPNICTQMLLRGRNTVGYTPYPTEVTEAFVAEAAATGMDIFRIFDALNDVSQMRPAIDAVRATGTALAEVALCYTADLSDPGESLYTLDYYLRLAEQIVDAGAHVLAIKDMAGLLRPPAARTLVTALRERFDLPVHLHTHDTAGGQLATLIAAIDAGVDAVDAAVASMAGTTSQPPLSALVAATDHSERETGLSLQAVGDLEPYWEATRKVYAPFESGLASPTGRIYHHEIPGGQLSNLRQQAIALGLGDRFELIEDCYAAADRMLGRLVKVTPSSKVVGDLALHLVGAGVEAADFESDPGKFDVPDSVVGFLRGELGDPPGGWPEPFRTRALHGRPEKAETPTLSDEDRQGLRESRRATLNRLLFPGPTKEFDAHREAYGDTSVLPTRDFLYGLEPETEHTVTLEPGVTLLIELEAISDADERGFRTVLATLNGQLRPVPVRDKSIATEVKAAEKAERGNERHVAAPFAGVVTLQVEEGASVSAGQTVATIEAMKMEASITAQTAGTVSRLAIGKIQQVEAGDLLIEIN encoded by the coding sequence ATGTTCGGCAAGGTATTGGTCGCCAACCGTGGTGAGATCGCGATCCGCGCGTTCCGCGCAGCATTCGAGCTCGGCATCTCCACGGTGGCGGTGTTCCCCTATGAGGACCGCAACTCATTGCACCGGGCCAAGGCGGATGAGGCGTACCAGATCGGTGAACCCGGCCATCCCGTGCGGGCGTATCTGTCGGTCGATGAGGTGATCAAGGCCGCGCGCAGGGCCGGAGCCGAGGCGATCTATCCCGGCTACGGGTTCCTGTCGGAGAACCCGGACCTGGCCGCGGCCTGCGCGGATGCGGGGATCACCTTTGTCGGACCGCCCGCTTCGGTACTGAATCTGACGGGGAACAAGGCTCGTGCGGTCGCGGCGGCGCGGAAGGCCGGCGTCCCGGTACTCAAGTCGTCGGAGCCGTCCGCGGACGTGGACGCGCTCCTTGCGGCGGCCGACGACATCGGCTTCCCGCTGTTCGTCAAAGCCGTCGCCGGTGGCGGCGGGCGGGGCATGCGGCGGGTCGCCGAGCCCGGCGAGCTGCGGGAGGCGATCGACGCGGCGATGCGCGAGGCGCAGTCCTCGTTCGGCGACGCGACGGTTTTCCTCGAGCAGGCGGTGGTGAACCCGCGCCATATCGAAGTACAGATCCTCGCCGACGCCGACGGCAACGTCGTGCACCTGTACGAGCGGGACTGCTCGCTGCAGCGGCGCCACCAGAAGGTCGTCGAGATCGCGCCCGCACCGAACCTCGACCCGGTCCTGCGCGAACGGATCTGCGCAGACGCCGTCGCCTTCGCACGCCACATCGGCTATGTCAACGCCGGCACGGTCGAGTTCCTGGTCGATGAACGCGGCAATCACGTCTTCATCGAGATGAACCCGCGTATCCAGGTGGAGCACACGGTGACCGAACAGGTCACTGGCCGGGACCTGGTGATCGGGCAACTGCGCATCGCCGCGGGCATGACGCTGCCCGAACTGCACCTGACCCAGGACGACATCGTTCTGAACGGTTCGGCTCTGCAGTGCCGGATCACCACCGAGGACCCCGCCAACGGCTTCCGGCCCGACACGGGCACCATCTCCGCCTACCGCTCGCCGGGCGGACCCGGTGTACGGCTCGACGGCGGCACCGTGCACACCGGTGCCGAGGTGTCGGCTCACTTCGACTCGATGCTGGTCAAGCTCACCTGCCACGGGCACGACTTCGCCAATGCCGCCCGTCGCGCGCGCCGGGCCATCGCCGAGTTCCGTATCCGCGGAGTGGCCACCAACCTGCCCTTCCTCGGCGCGGTGCTCGACCACCCCGAGTTCCGCGCGGGCCGCATCACGACGAGCTTCATCGACGAGCACCCCGAGCTGGTCCGGGCCCGCCCGTCGGCCGACCGCGGCAGCCGCATGCTCACCTACCTCGCCGAGACGACGGTCAACCGCCCTCACGGGCCCCGCCCGGTCGTCATCGACCCCGTCGACAAGCTGCCGGCCACCTCCTTCACCGCGCCGCCGGCCGAGGGCTCCCGGCAGCGCCTCGCAGCGCTGGGGCCGGAGGCCTTCGCCGCCGCACTGCGCCGTCAGAAGGCGGTCGCAGTCACGGACACCACCTTCCGCGACGCACATCAGTCCCTGCTGGCCACCCGGGTGCGCACCCGCGATCTGCTCGCGGTCGCCCCGCACGTCGCGCACACCACACCGGAGCTGCTGAGCCTGGAGTGCTGGGGCGGCGCGACATACGACGTGGCGCTCCGCTTCCTCGCCGAGGACCCGTGGGAGCGCCTGGCGGGAATCCGTGAGGCGGTGCCCAACATCTGCACCCAGATGCTGCTGCGCGGGCGCAACACCGTGGGCTACACCCCTTATCCGACCGAGGTGACGGAGGCGTTCGTCGCCGAGGCCGCCGCCACCGGCATGGACATCTTCCGTATCTTCGACGCACTCAACGACGTCTCGCAGATGCGTCCCGCCATCGATGCGGTGCGGGCGACGGGAACGGCACTCGCGGAGGTCGCACTCTGCTACACCGCCGACCTCTCGGACCCGGGTGAGTCGCTCTACACCCTCGACTACTACCTCCGCCTCGCCGAGCAGATCGTGGACGCGGGCGCACATGTGCTCGCCATCAAGGACATGGCCGGGCTGCTGCGCCCACCCGCCGCCCGCACGCTGGTGACGGCCCTGCGGGAGCGGTTCGACCTGCCGGTGCATCTGCACACCCACGACACGGCGGGCGGCCAGCTCGCCACGCTCATCGCCGCGATCGACGCGGGCGTCGACGCTGTGGACGCCGCTGTGGCCTCGATGGCCGGCACCACGAGCCAGCCGCCGTTGTCGGCCCTGGTCGCCGCTACCGACCACAGCGAGCGTGAGACCGGCCTGTCGCTGCAGGCAGTCGGTGATCTGGAGCCGTACTGGGAGGCGACCAGGAAGGTCTACGCGCCCTTCGAGTCCGGTCTCGCCTCACCCACCGGCCGGATCTACCACCACGAGATTCCCGGAGGCCAGCTGTCGAACCTGCGCCAGCAGGCGATCGCGCTGGGCCTCGGTGACCGCTTCGAGCTGATCGAGGACTGCTACGCGGCGGCGGACCGGATGCTGGGCCGTCTGGTGAAGGTGACTCCCTCGTCGAAGGTCGTCGGCGACCTGGCGCTGCATCTCGTCGGAGCCGGGGTCGAGGCCGCGGACTTCGAGTCCGACCCGGGCAAGTTCGACGTACCCGACTCGGTTGTCGGATTCCTCCGCGGTGAACTGGGCGACCCGCCCGGCGGCTGGCCGGAGCCATTCCGCACCCGCGCTCTGCACGGCCGTCCGGAGAAGGCCGAGACGCCGACGCTGTCCGACGAGGACCGGCAGGGCCTTCGGGAATCGCGCCGGGCGACGCTCAACCGGCTGCTCTTCCCCGGCCCGACCAAGGAGTTCGACGCCCACCGAGAGGCATACGGCGACACCTCCGTCCTGCCCACCCGGGACTTCCTCTACGGTTTGGAACCTGAGACCGAGCACACCGTCACGCTCGAACCCGGAGTCACCCTGCTGATCGAACTGGAAGCCATCTCCGACGCCGACGAGCGGGGCTTCCGCACGGTGCTGGCCACCCTCAACGGACAACTGCGGCCGGTCCCGGTCCGGGACAAGTCCATCGCCACGGAGGTCAAGGCGGCGGAGAAGGCCGAGCGTGGCAACGAGCGCCATGTCGCGGCCCCCTTCGCCGGAGTGGTCACCCTTCAGGTGGAGGAGGGCGCCTCGGTGTCCGCCGGCCAGACCGTCGCCACCATCGAGGCAATGAAGATGGAGGCTTCCATCACCGCCCAGACCGCCGGCACGGTGAGTCGGCTCGCGATCGGCAAGATCCAGCAGGTAGAGGCGGGCGACCTGCTCATCGAGATCAACTGA
- a CDS encoding S1 family peptidase — protein sequence MTHARRRLQRIARLAAVGGLLCGGLMITDAVASEPSAPRGDAGSTSGNNDVGARLVSELGVSRTAGSWIGSDGRQVVAVTDADAAAEVKRTGARAKVVRYSMRQLRTATETLSEAPRVPGTAWAMDYASNKVVVQADSTVSATDWSRMSDVAKGIGGFVQMHRTTGSFTTRVNAAEPILSGDGRCSAGFNVTNGQNNFILTAGHCGPVGTSWFTGTRGAQQVGATTESRFPGTDFALIQYQSGQAAGGTNIVNVGDGQGVQITAAADPFVGQQVFRSGSTTGLRSGRVTGLNATVNYPEGTVTGLVETTVCAEPGDSGGPLFAQGLALGVTSGGNGDCTSGGTTYFQPVTKAMAALGVSLTGTAAPADGNRAGQAPLNPAAEPSAAAGADTPLVPGQANGPATVSGIVSPRALAPGLVVIAVSLVGLIATRSIWSAQDRRRYRMRYSQSWS from the coding sequence ATGACGCACGCACGACGCAGGCTGCAGCGAATCGCGCGGCTGGCGGCCGTCGGCGGACTGCTCTGCGGCGGGCTGATGATCACGGACGCCGTGGCGAGTGAGCCCTCCGCCCCGCGAGGGGACGCGGGCAGCACCTCTGGCAACAACGACGTGGGCGCACGTCTCGTCTCAGAGCTCGGAGTATCACGCACCGCCGGCAGTTGGATCGGCTCCGACGGGCGCCAGGTCGTCGCGGTGACCGACGCGGACGCGGCGGCCGAGGTCAAGCGGACGGGGGCGCGCGCCAAGGTCGTCCGGTACAGCATGCGCCAACTCCGTACGGCCACCGAGACGCTGAGCGAAGCACCCCGCGTGCCCGGTACCGCGTGGGCCATGGACTACGCGTCCAACAAGGTCGTCGTCCAGGCTGACAGCACCGTCTCAGCCACCGACTGGTCGCGCATGTCCGACGTCGCCAAGGGGATCGGCGGCTTCGTACAGATGCATCGGACCACAGGCTCCTTCACCACCAGGGTCAACGCCGCCGAGCCGATTCTCTCCGGCGACGGCCGCTGCTCCGCAGGCTTCAACGTGACGAACGGCCAGAACAACTTCATACTGACGGCCGGGCACTGCGGTCCCGTCGGCACCTCCTGGTTCACCGGCACACGGGGCGCCCAGCAAGTCGGCGCCACCACTGAGAGCCGCTTCCCTGGTACTGACTTCGCCCTCATCCAGTACCAGAGCGGCCAGGCCGCCGGCGGAACCAACATCGTGAACGTCGGTGATGGCCAGGGTGTGCAGATCACTGCGGCCGCCGATCCCTTCGTCGGGCAGCAGGTCTTCCGCAGCGGCAGCACCACCGGGCTGCGCTCCGGCCGGGTGACCGGGTTGAACGCCACGGTGAACTACCCCGAGGGCACCGTCACCGGACTGGTCGAGACAACGGTCTGCGCCGAGCCCGGGGACAGCGGAGGCCCGCTGTTCGCGCAGGGGCTGGCGCTCGGGGTGACCTCGGGCGGCAACGGCGACTGCACCAGCGGGGGGACCACGTACTTCCAGCCGGTGACCAAGGCGATGGCGGCCCTCGGCGTGAGCCTGACCGGAACCGCCGCTCCCGCAGACGGCAACCGCGCGGGCCAGGCTCCCCTCAACCCTGCCGCTGAGCCGTCGGCTGCCGCCGGGGCCGATACGCCACTCGTGCCGGGACAGGCGAACGGTCCGGCGACGGTGAGCGGAATCGTCAGCCCCCGGGCCCTCGCACCGGGACTGGTGGTCATCGCGGTGAGTCTTGTCGGACTGATTGCCACCCGCTCGATCTGGTCTGCTCAGGATCGCCGCCGCTACCGCATGCGGTACTCCCAAAGCTGGAGCTGA
- a CDS encoding diguanylate cyclase domain-containing protein, with amino-acid sequence MGLLVADIGVPTAHGVAVLSILARARSATGRVRLRLLLLGVSTGAAGVHELVLRQLTALRGSTGMLYAAIELLAVAGIALALGLGVAGMVVATGDGGTVLTWLRRLLDGWMIAGSLFTLGWVLLLHRADLGGDVLAALSDLGRVVADILVLGLLLVLRFAMRRGQRASVSVAAVGLAIFAVSDTLRIFSADPVVPTALPVTETCSMTGMFLIAAAPWLPGGDSVLGVDRRELPVAGVVAAFLPVVVCAVAVVLHTLSGDRLDVVTPVVGGTVLLALSARQGVVHAESLCLAREVATREDHFRTLVQGSSDVIAVAGEDCVLLYISPAVQQVFGYRPEDLLGTHLPLLIHPDDLPPLTKAVSKLREEYELGSHSLGRRVSCRMRSADGQWRHVESTISRHANGLIVNSRDTSERVALQARLEHLAFHDALTGLPNRALFADRIKHALAKRSADSAPPALLFLDLDGFKKVNDSAGHAAGDELLIQAARRLRAAVRAEDTVARLGGDEFAALLEGHAGACESRTREVAERLLSALTMPYRLAGTEAVVAASIGLAVATPGITPAELMRNADLAMYGAKAAGKGRIQAYRPQTHNNERPSSSILREDSCISPG; translated from the coding sequence TTGGGCCTGCTGGTTGCAGACATCGGGGTGCCCACTGCGCACGGTGTGGCCGTCCTCTCCATCCTCGCGCGTGCACGTTCGGCCACGGGGCGAGTACGACTGCGCCTGTTGCTGCTCGGCGTATCGACGGGCGCGGCCGGCGTGCATGAGCTTGTGCTGCGCCAGTTGACCGCACTGAGGGGGTCAACGGGGATGCTCTATGCGGCGATCGAGCTGCTGGCAGTGGCCGGCATCGCCCTCGCGCTCGGTCTGGGCGTGGCCGGGATGGTGGTCGCGACCGGCGACGGCGGCACGGTGCTCACTTGGTTGCGACGGCTCTTGGACGGGTGGATGATCGCTGGATCATTGTTCACCCTTGGCTGGGTACTCCTCTTGCATCGGGCTGATCTGGGCGGTGACGTCCTGGCAGCGCTGTCCGATCTCGGCCGAGTGGTCGCGGACATCCTCGTTCTGGGACTGCTGCTGGTCCTGCGCTTCGCCATGCGACGCGGGCAACGCGCGTCCGTCAGCGTGGCGGCAGTCGGTCTGGCGATCTTCGCGGTGAGCGACACGCTCCGCATCTTCTCGGCAGATCCTGTCGTCCCAACGGCCCTGCCGGTCACCGAGACATGCTCGATGACCGGTATGTTCCTCATCGCCGCAGCGCCGTGGCTGCCCGGCGGCGACAGTGTCCTGGGCGTGGACCGGCGGGAGTTGCCCGTGGCGGGGGTGGTGGCGGCCTTCCTCCCCGTAGTCGTTTGCGCGGTGGCCGTGGTGCTGCACACCTTGTCCGGCGACCGCCTTGATGTGGTCACGCCGGTCGTCGGAGGCACCGTGCTGCTCGCGCTGAGCGCGCGTCAGGGCGTGGTGCATGCCGAGAGTCTCTGCCTCGCGAGAGAGGTGGCCACCCGCGAGGATCACTTCCGTACGCTCGTCCAGGGTTCGAGTGACGTAATCGCTGTCGCTGGAGAAGACTGCGTCCTCCTCTACATCAGTCCAGCCGTGCAACAGGTTTTCGGATACCGGCCCGAGGATCTGCTCGGCACCCACTTGCCGCTGCTCATCCACCCCGACGACTTGCCGCCGCTGACAAAGGCCGTCAGTAAGTTGCGGGAGGAATACGAGCTCGGCAGTCACAGCCTTGGGCGTCGTGTGTCCTGCCGGATGCGGTCGGCCGACGGACAGTGGCGCCACGTCGAGTCGACGATCAGCCGTCACGCCAACGGGTTGATCGTCAACAGCCGGGATACGAGCGAGCGAGTTGCGCTGCAGGCACGGCTGGAGCATTTGGCGTTCCACGATGCGCTGACCGGCCTGCCCAATCGTGCTCTGTTCGCCGACCGGATCAAGCACGCTCTGGCCAAACGGTCGGCCGACAGCGCCCCACCCGCACTGCTCTTCCTCGACCTGGACGGCTTCAAGAAAGTGAACGATTCGGCCGGGCATGCAGCGGGTGATGAACTGCTCATCCAGGCAGCGCGGCGGCTGCGGGCCGCGGTACGAGCGGAGGACACCGTTGCCCGCCTCGGTGGGGATGAGTTCGCCGCACTGTTGGAGGGGCACGCCGGAGCGTGCGAGTCCCGCACGCGGGAGGTGGCGGAGCGGCTGCTGTCCGCCTTGACAATGCCGTACCGCCTCGCCGGTACCGAGGCCGTGGTCGCGGCTTCGATCGGGCTCGCGGTGGCAACCCCGGGAATCACCCCCGCCGAATTGATGCGCAACGCCGACCTGGCGATGTACGGCGCCAAGGCCGCGGGCAAGGGCCGCATTCAGGCGTATCGGCCGCAGACGCACAACAATGAGCGTCCAAGTTCTTCAATTCTCCGAGAGGATTCCTGTATCTCACCGGGGTGA
- a CDS encoding aminotransferase class I/II-fold pyridoxal phosphate-dependent enzyme, translating to MSVIEKCTVYSRSRELKRSGLYPYYLNFSERDRGVARLPDGREVVMCGSNDYLGLSTDPRVCGAAAEASRRYGAGCTGSRLLNGNLDLHDHLEKELAEFFGKPAALLLTTGYQTNLAAVTGLCGPGDHVLIDKRAHASLVDAARLSRARVQWFTHNDTQDLTRKLDQLPENAGRMVVVDGVYSMEGDLCPLPELVRVCREYEATLLVDDAHGVGVLAEGRGTCAHYGLMAEVPLVTLAFSKAFGSTGGAILGDEDVIEYLRHNARSLLFSASLSPANTAAASESLRILQEEPWRSEAVISKADFMRRELASLGYSIGAGQAPIVPIDTVDEKRTLMAWDLLIEQGVYVNAVLPPAASPRLRSSYISVHTDEHLARALEGFAAVRDQVLNDFFNSN from the coding sequence ATGAGCGTCATTGAGAAGTGCACGGTGTACAGCCGATCCCGCGAACTCAAGAGAAGCGGGCTGTACCCCTATTACCTCAACTTCAGCGAGCGGGACCGGGGCGTGGCTCGGCTTCCGGACGGCCGCGAGGTCGTCATGTGCGGTTCCAACGACTACCTGGGACTGAGCACCGACCCACGCGTATGTGGAGCCGCCGCTGAAGCGTCGCGCCGATATGGCGCAGGCTGCACGGGTTCTCGTCTCCTGAACGGCAACCTCGACCTCCATGACCACTTGGAGAAGGAGCTCGCCGAGTTCTTCGGCAAGCCCGCCGCCCTGCTGCTGACCACGGGCTATCAGACCAACCTGGCCGCTGTCACCGGTCTCTGCGGTCCGGGCGATCATGTTCTCATCGACAAGCGGGCGCACGCCTCCCTCGTCGACGCCGCTCGGCTCAGTCGGGCCAGAGTCCAGTGGTTCACGCACAATGACACACAGGACCTGACCCGCAAGCTCGATCAGCTTCCCGAGAACGCGGGTCGGATGGTTGTGGTGGATGGCGTCTACAGCATGGAGGGCGATCTTTGTCCACTGCCTGAATTAGTGCGGGTGTGCCGGGAGTACGAAGCCACTCTCCTTGTCGACGACGCGCACGGCGTCGGTGTGTTGGCCGAGGGCAGGGGAACCTGCGCCCACTACGGGCTCATGGCGGAAGTGCCACTCGTCACGCTCGCCTTCTCCAAAGCTTTCGGATCAACTGGCGGAGCCATCCTCGGTGATGAGGACGTAATCGAGTACCTCCGCCACAACGCTCGCAGCCTGTTGTTCTCCGCGAGCTTGAGCCCGGCCAACACGGCAGCCGCATCCGAGTCGCTGCGCATCCTTCAGGAGGAGCCGTGGCGCTCCGAAGCGGTGATCTCCAAGGCGGATTTCATGCGAAGGGAACTGGCGTCGCTCGGTTATTCAATCGGCGCCGGCCAAGCGCCCATAGTCCCCATCGACACGGTGGATGAAAAGCGCACGCTCATGGCGTGGGATCTCCTGATCGAGCAAGGAGTGTATGTCAACGCGGTGCTTCCTCCCGCAGCGTCGCCGCGCCTGAGAAGCAGCTACATCTCGGTGCACACCGATGAGCATCTCGCGCGAGCACTCGAGGGCTTCGCCGCAGTCCGCGACCAAGTACTCAACGACTTTTTCAACTCGAACTGA
- a CDS encoding universal stress protein codes for MELPLVVGVDGSDSSLGAVDWAAEEAARHGIPLRLVYASLWERYEGETPSYSADRPAEQVLADNIVGTAAERAHRCSPDVKVSTEVVPEEAVTALLREGHNAFAVVTGSRGRGDLAGLLLGSVSLAVAARADCPVIVVRGDLAGLSGTHERILLGVGDLAAGSSAVRFAFREAEARSCTLDAVRAWRCPAHETTDHPLLTGDTAKLHEMRAATLLDEALGRAAGDHPAVQVRRATVEGPARKVLLERSATADLLIVGAERRPGHFGLQLGRLAHTALHHAACPVVVVPQRV; via the coding sequence ATGGAGTTGCCCCTCGTCGTGGGTGTGGACGGATCGGATTCCAGCCTGGGGGCTGTGGACTGGGCGGCGGAGGAGGCTGCTCGCCATGGAATTCCCCTGCGGTTGGTGTACGCGTCCCTGTGGGAGCGTTACGAAGGGGAGACGCCTTCGTACAGCGCTGACCGCCCCGCCGAGCAGGTGCTCGCGGACAACATCGTCGGTACCGCCGCGGAGCGTGCCCATAGGTGCAGTCCGGATGTGAAGGTGTCCACCGAGGTGGTGCCCGAGGAGGCGGTGACCGCACTCCTGCGGGAGGGGCACAACGCCTTCGCAGTCGTCACCGGATCACGCGGTCGCGGGGACCTCGCAGGTCTGTTGCTCGGCTCGGTGAGCCTGGCGGTGGCGGCACGTGCCGATTGCCCGGTGATCGTCGTGCGCGGCGACCTGGCCGGCCTGTCGGGCACCCACGAGCGGATCCTCCTGGGTGTCGGTGACCTCGCCGCAGGCTCCAGCGCCGTCCGCTTCGCGTTCCGCGAGGCCGAGGCCCGTAGCTGCACCCTCGATGCCGTACGCGCATGGCGCTGCCCTGCGCACGAGACGACCGACCACCCCTTGCTCACCGGCGACACCGCGAAACTCCACGAGATGCGGGCCGCCACCTTGCTCGACGAGGCGCTGGGCAGGGCTGCGGGCGATCACCCCGCGGTCCAGGTGCGACGCGCCACAGTGGAGGGCCCGGCCCGAAAGGTGCTGCTCGAACGTTCGGCCACCGCGGACCTTCTGATCGTCGGAGCCGAACGCCGTCCGGGACACTTCGGCCTCCAGCTCGGCCGGCTGGCCCACACAGCACTCCACCACGCCGCCTGCCCCGTTGTCGTCGTACCGCAGCGGGTATGA
- a CDS encoding universal stress protein, whose protein sequence is MGSSDSAPRVVVGVDGSPSSHAALQWAVRHASLVGGVVDAVCAWDLPGIQAWSAPAVDTEFDRESARQRFTDEIQEVLGEVRPVDVREHLTRGNPAEVLIAAADGAEALVVGNRGRGGFASLLLGSVSQQCALHATCPVVIVRPDSKVGQS, encoded by the coding sequence ATGGGCAGCAGTGATTCGGCACCCCGAGTTGTGGTCGGCGTCGACGGGTCGCCGTCGTCGCACGCGGCGCTTCAATGGGCGGTACGGCACGCAAGCCTCGTCGGAGGCGTCGTGGACGCGGTCTGCGCGTGGGATCTGCCAGGGATACAAGCTTGGTCGGCACCCGCGGTGGACACCGAATTCGACAGGGAGTCTGCCCGCCAACGATTCACCGACGAGATCCAAGAGGTGCTCGGCGAGGTTCGCCCCGTCGACGTACGGGAGCACCTCACGCGCGGCAACCCGGCCGAGGTACTGATCGCTGCGGCGGACGGGGCAGAGGCGTTGGTCGTGGGCAACCGTGGCCGGGGCGGCTTCGCCAGCCTGCTCCTCGGCTCGGTGAGTCAGCAGTGCGCACTGCATGCCACCTGTCCGGTGGTCATCGTCCGTCCGGACAGCAAGGTGGGACAGAGCTAG
- a CDS encoding SulP family inorganic anion transporter, whose amino-acid sequence MNTSHGTVPLLHRLMPGLALLAGYRRADLRGDLIAGVTVAAYLIPQVMAYASLAGLPPISGLWAALPCLAVYALLGSSRQLSVGPESTTALMTAVVVGPLAAGDAGRYATLASALAVVVGLLCLAAFAARLGFVADLLSRPILVGYMAGVGLIMIVDQLPKLTGVPAGGTSFAGQLGSFVTRLSQFHSATLTLSAVALGLLLLMQWRVPNVPASLIVVVLATAAVSAFDLEQLGIRVIGDVPAGLPSPELPDFGDLSDLALPAAGVLLVGYTDVILTARAFASRKGESIDTNQELLALGASNIGAGVLHGFPVSSSASRTALADAAGGRTQIYSLTALAGLLAVLLFLSPVLANFPVAVLAAIVVYAALRLIDLRAFQRLASFRRSELLLAVSSLAGVLAFDILYGVLLAVGLSVAEMLARVARPHDAVQGLVAGLAGMHDVDDYPGAHTIPGLVVYRYDSPLFFANAQDFQRRALAAVDDHQGPVAWFVLNTEANVEVDITAMDSMEELRRRLVARGIVFALARVKQDLRDDLDAYGLTDSIGADLMFPTLPTALEAYHDWLRHNAPPTGPEVA is encoded by the coding sequence ATGAACACGTCGCACGGCACGGTCCCCTTGCTGCATCGGCTGATGCCGGGGCTGGCCCTTCTGGCCGGCTACCGGCGCGCCGATCTCCGGGGTGATCTGATCGCCGGGGTGACCGTGGCGGCCTATCTGATTCCGCAGGTCATGGCGTATGCGTCGCTGGCGGGCCTGCCTCCGATCAGCGGGCTGTGGGCGGCTCTGCCGTGTCTGGCGGTCTACGCGCTGCTGGGTTCGTCGCGGCAGCTCTCGGTGGGACCGGAATCAACCACGGCGCTGATGACCGCTGTCGTGGTCGGTCCGTTGGCCGCGGGCGACGCCGGCCGGTACGCCACGCTGGCATCCGCCCTCGCTGTCGTGGTCGGACTGCTCTGCCTCGCCGCGTTCGCGGCCCGCCTCGGCTTCGTCGCCGACCTGCTGTCCCGGCCGATTCTTGTCGGCTATATGGCGGGTGTGGGTCTCATCATGATTGTCGATCAGCTGCCGAAGCTCACCGGGGTCCCGGCCGGCGGAACCTCGTTCGCGGGACAGCTCGGCTCCTTCGTCACCAGGCTGTCGCAGTTCCATTCGGCAACGCTCACGCTCTCCGCAGTGGCTCTGGGACTTCTTCTGCTCATGCAATGGCGGGTTCCAAATGTCCCTGCTTCGTTGATTGTTGTCGTGCTCGCCACTGCTGCTGTGAGCGCTTTCGACCTGGAGCAACTCGGAATCCGGGTGATCGGTGACGTTCCCGCCGGACTCCCGAGTCCCGAACTGCCTGATTTCGGTGACCTCTCCGACCTCGCGCTTCCCGCTGCCGGTGTCCTGCTCGTGGGCTATACCGACGTCATTCTCACCGCGCGGGCGTTCGCCTCACGCAAGGGCGAGAGCATCGACACCAATCAGGAACTCCTCGCCCTCGGGGCTTCGAACATCGGCGCCGGTGTCCTGCATGGGTTCCCGGTAAGCAGCAGCGCGAGCCGCACAGCACTCGCCGACGCGGCAGGCGGCCGGACCCAGATCTACTCGCTCACGGCCCTGGCCGGACTGCTCGCGGTTCTCCTCTTCCTCAGCCCGGTCCTCGCGAACTTCCCGGTAGCCGTCCTGGCAGCCATCGTCGTCTACGCCGCGCTTCGCCTCATTGATCTGCGTGCATTCCAGCGGCTCGCCTCGTTCCGCCGCAGCGAACTCCTGCTGGCTGTCAGCTCACTTGCCGGGGTGCTCGCCTTCGACATCCTCTACGGCGTCCTGCTCGCGGTAGGGCTGTCCGTCGCCGAAATGCTTGCCCGAGTTGCCCGCCCGCACGACGCCGTCCAAGGGCTCGTCGCCGGCCTCGCCGGTATGCACGACGTCGACGACTATCCGGGGGCCCACACGATTCCCGGCTTGGTCGTCTACCGGTACGACTCCCCGTTGTTCTTCGCCAACGCCCAGGATTTCCAACGCCGGGCGCTGGCAGCTGTGGACGACCATCAAGGTCCGGTCGCTTGGTTCGTCCTCAACACCGAGGCAAATGTCGAAGTCGACATCACGGCCATGGACTCCATGGAGGAACTACGCCGCCGACTGGTCGCCCGCGGGATCGTCTTCGCACTCGCCCGGGTCAAGCAGGACCTGCGTGACGATCTTGACGCGTACGGGCTCACTGATTCCATCGGCGCGGATCTGATGTTCCCCACGCTGCCCACGGCCCTCGAGGCCTACCATGACTGGCTCCGCCACAACGCTCCGCCGACAGGGCCCGAAGTGGCTTGA